Genomic segment of uncultured Methanobrevibacter sp.:
TAGCATTTATGGGTGGAATCACTCCTACTGACGCAACCGCACCTGCTTATGCAATTTCCGCAAAAGCAATTGCCGTAGCTGAAGGTAAAGTAACTATGCCTTTCACCGCAGCTGTTATTAAGGCTATTGGTTGTAACTGGCTTGTATGTTTAGCTGTATGGTTAGCTAACGCATCAGACGATATCATCGGTAAAATCGTTGGTATTTGGTTCCCAATTATGGCTTTCGTTACCATCGGATTTGAGCACAGTGTTGCAAACATGTTCTTCATACCATTAGGTATGTTCTTAGGTGCTAAAGGCGTAACTTGGAGTACTATCATCGTTAACAACTTAATCCCAGTTACCATTGGTAACATTATCGGTGGAGCTATCTTTGTAGCATGTATCTACTGGTACACCTACTTAAAAGAATAAGCTAGTAAACTTTTAAAGAAGCTTTATAAAGCTTCTTTTTTTTAAATTATTTTATAAAAAATATATATTTTGGAGATTATAAAATGGTTGAAATTAAATATGTTCCAACAATCTGTCCATACTGTGGTACTGGTTGTGGACTCAACTTCGTTGTAAAAGACGAAAAAATTGTTGGTGTAGAACCTTTAAAAAGACACCCTGTAAATGAGGGTAAAGTATGTCCTAAAGGAAACTTTGGATACCAGTTTATTAATAGGG
This window contains:
- a CDS encoding formate/nitrite transporter family protein; translated protein: MSSSFKSPVDTAKAISATAGAKNSANIVNVILLSFLAGAYIAFGGLLAVVASAGMLKAGAPVGLEKFVFGAVFPVGLIIVVLAGSELFTGNVMFMTIGVLDGSASVGGLAKNWVLSWIFNFVGALFVAYVLAFMGGITPTDATAPAYAISAKAIAVAEGKVTMPFTAAVIKAIGCNWLVCLAVWLANASDDIIGKIVGIWFPIMAFVTIGFEHSVANMFFIPLGMFLGAKGVTWSTIIVNNLIPVTIGNIIGGAIFVACIYWYTYLKE